The Flavobacterium faecale genome has a segment encoding these proteins:
- a CDS encoding ABC transporter permease, with translation MNTTENNTTAWLFEIKPKSSFFTLNLKEVWQYRDLLYLFVRRDIVTIYKQTILGPLWYLIQPLFTSVTFTIVFNNLAGISTGEVPPFLFNLASITIWNYFSSCLTGTSNTFANNAGIFGKVYFPRMIAPLTVVISNLVRFLIQVAIFFGFSAYFYSEGAQISFNQWTILLPFVVALMGVLGLGLGMIISSMVTKYRDLNYLIGFGIQLLMYVSGVFYPMSLIQSKMPEYAWIIQYNPVAYIIETSRYMLMSVGELPLYGMLYTTVLTFIIFIVGVLLFNRTEKSFIDTI, from the coding sequence ATGAATACAACAGAAAATAATACCACTGCCTGGTTATTTGAAATCAAGCCCAAAAGCAGTTTTTTTACTTTAAACCTAAAAGAAGTCTGGCAGTACCGTGATTTGCTGTATTTGTTTGTACGTCGTGATATTGTGACGATATACAAACAAACCATTCTTGGGCCACTTTGGTATTTGATTCAGCCGTTGTTTACCAGTGTAACTTTTACTATAGTCTTTAATAATTTGGCCGGAATAAGTACAGGTGAAGTTCCTCCTTTCTTGTTCAATTTGGCCAGTATTACAATTTGGAATTATTTTTCATCCTGTCTTACAGGAACTTCGAATACTTTTGCAAACAATGCTGGAATCTTTGGAAAGGTGTATTTTCCGAGAATGATTGCTCCTTTAACCGTTGTCATATCGAACCTAGTACGATTCTTAATTCAGGTGGCTATATTTTTTGGATTTTCGGCCTATTTTTATAGTGAAGGTGCTCAAATTTCATTCAACCAGTGGACCATTTTATTACCATTTGTAGTTGCGCTTATGGGAGTTTTGGGATTGGGATTAGGAATGATCATCTCATCAATGGTTACAAAATATCGTGATTTGAATTACTTAATTGGTTTTGGAATTCAACTCTTGATGTATGTTTCGGGTGTATTCTATCCCATGAGTTTAATTCAATCTAAAATGCCAGAGTACGCATGGATAATACAATACAATCCTGTGGCATATATCATCGAAACGTCGCGCTATATGTTAATGAGTGTTGGTGAATTGCCACTTTACGGAATGTTGTATACAACCGTTTTGACGTTTATCATATTTATAGTAGGCGTACTTTTATTCAATAGAACAGAAAAGAGTTTTATAGATACTATATAA
- a CDS encoding polysaccharide biosynthesis protein — protein MKKYSSLEKKVTKLSQRLKFDNLSYLPRWIIVIIDFVVLIGAFFMTFLLFKGMGLRYVQVDSIFLYFGTFLTVNVFFFWLFRTYSGIIRHSSYIDAVKLLFSQTSLLIVFLAFNYTHLLIYGYKAFLNTSLFINVVISFCGLFLYRVVVKQTFELYFTVQSKDALTKAIIYGADANAISVANALKLESPLRFKIVGFIDKNKGNGTKRILDLPIFAQKKKIPTVMRSQGAQGLIIADKSLSKQEQMAIVDQCLEYNLKVFTVPAISDWENQKEISRKVKKIQIEDLLNRNPIVLDNKLISSQLKDKNVLITGAAGSIGSEIARQVLGFSPKRLIILDQAETPLHNLNLEIEVLKPKSKIKSVIADIRNKDSITAVFEKYSPHVVFHAAAYKHVPLMESNPNQAIQTNVEGTKNLADLSCQFGVQKFVMISTDKAVNPSNVMGASKRIAEKYVQSLHLKNLSLGESTTKFITTRFGNVLGSNGSVVPLFTKQIAEGGPITVTHRDIIRYFMTIPEACQLVLEAGAMGNGGEIYIFDMGKPVKIIDLAYKMIKLAGFIPDKDIEVKEIGLRPGEKLYEELLNDTSKTLPTYHEKIMIAEEIQEEYEGLHCSISSLIEISKTSDKEDIVRMMKQIVPEFKSMNSDYEMLDVKKAVDC, from the coding sequence ATGAAGAAATATTCAAGTTTAGAAAAAAAAGTAACTAAACTTAGTCAAAGGCTGAAATTTGATAATTTAAGTTATCTACCAAGGTGGATAATTGTAATTATCGATTTTGTGGTCTTGATTGGAGCGTTTTTTATGACCTTTCTTTTATTTAAAGGGATGGGGTTACGATATGTGCAGGTAGATTCAATTTTTTTATATTTTGGAACTTTCCTGACAGTAAACGTATTTTTCTTTTGGTTGTTTAGAACCTATTCAGGAATCATCAGGCATTCGTCATATATTGATGCCGTAAAATTACTATTTTCACAAACGTCCTTATTAATCGTCTTTTTGGCTTTTAACTATACGCATCTTTTGATTTATGGGTATAAGGCTTTTTTGAATACTTCTCTATTTATAAATGTAGTCATATCGTTTTGTGGCTTGTTTTTGTACCGTGTGGTTGTAAAACAGACATTCGAATTGTATTTCACAGTGCAGAGTAAAGACGCTTTGACAAAAGCTATCATTTATGGAGCTGATGCTAACGCAATATCGGTTGCTAATGCGCTTAAATTAGAATCACCTTTGCGTTTTAAAATTGTTGGTTTTATAGATAAGAACAAAGGTAATGGTACCAAGCGAATTTTAGATTTACCTATTTTCGCTCAGAAGAAAAAAATACCAACAGTAATGCGTAGCCAAGGAGCGCAAGGATTAATTATTGCTGACAAAAGTTTGTCAAAGCAAGAGCAAATGGCGATTGTTGATCAGTGTTTGGAGTACAACTTAAAAGTATTTACTGTTCCAGCAATTTCGGATTGGGAAAACCAAAAAGAAATTTCGAGAAAAGTGAAGAAAATACAAATTGAAGATTTACTGAATAGAAATCCGATTGTATTAGATAACAAATTGATTTCGAGTCAGCTTAAGGATAAAAATGTTTTAATTACAGGTGCGGCGGGTTCTATTGGTAGCGAAATTGCGCGTCAAGTGTTAGGTTTTTCTCCAAAGCGCTTGATTATTTTGGACCAAGCCGAGACACCGTTGCATAATTTGAATTTAGAAATTGAAGTTTTAAAACCAAAGTCTAAAATTAAATCGGTAATTGCTGATATTAGAAACAAAGATAGCATTACGGCTGTTTTTGAAAAATATAGTCCGCATGTAGTATTTCATGCCGCTGCGTACAAGCACGTTCCATTGATGGAGAGCAATCCAAATCAGGCAATCCAAACAAACGTAGAAGGAACTAAAAACTTAGCAGATCTTTCTTGTCAATTTGGAGTTCAGAAATTTGTTATGATTTCTACAGATAAGGCAGTTAACCCGAGTAACGTAATGGGAGCGAGTAAACGTATTGCAGAGAAATATGTGCAATCCTTACATTTGAAAAATCTAAGCTTGGGAGAAAGTACGACCAAATTTATTACCACTCGCTTTGGAAATGTTTTGGGTTCGAATGGATCTGTTGTACCACTTTTCACAAAACAAATTGCCGAAGGTGGTCCAATTACAGTAACGCATCGCGATATCATCCGATATTTTATGACTATTCCTGAAGCCTGCCAATTGGTATTAGAAGCAGGTGCAATGGGGAATGGTGGTGAAATCTACATTTTTGATATGGGTAAACCAGTTAAGATTATTGATTTGGCGTACAAAATGATAAAATTGGCTGGATTTATACCAGACAAAGATATCGAAGTCAAAGAAATTGGACTTCGTCCTGGTGAAAAGTTATATGAAGAGTTATTGAATGATACTTCCAAAACGTTGCCTACGTATCATGAGAAAATAATGATAGCTGAAGAAATTCAAGAGGAATATGAAGGATTACATTGTTCAATAAGCTCCTTGATCGAAATTTCAAAGACTTCAGATAAAGAAGATATTGTTCGAATGATGAAACAAATTGTTCCAGAATTCAAAAGTATGAATTCTGATTATGAGATGTTGGATGTGAAAAAGGCTGTTGATTGTTAG
- the rfbA gene encoding glucose-1-phosphate thymidylyltransferase RfbA, protein MKGIILAGGSGTRLHPLTLAVSKQMMPVYDKPMIYYPLSTIMSAGINEILIISTPHDLPNFKKLLGNGSTLGCKFTYAEQAIPNGLAQAFVIGEEFIGNDSVALVLGDNIFFGSNMKELLQANRNPEGGVVFAYHVSDPERYGVVEFDKEFTAVSIEEKPEVPKSNYAVPGLYFYDNSVVEIAKNIEPSARGEYEITDINKVYLEQGKLKVGILSRGTAWLDTGTFNSLMQAGQFVQVIEERQGLKVGCIEEIAWRQGFISDVQLKELALPLKKSGYGEYLLSLLKHS, encoded by the coding sequence ATGAAAGGAATTATATTAGCAGGAGGTTCAGGAACTCGATTGCATCCGTTAACACTTGCCGTGAGCAAGCAAATGATGCCAGTTTATGACAAACCAATGATATATTATCCGCTCTCGACTATAATGTCTGCAGGTATTAATGAAATTTTAATTATTTCAACACCACACGACTTACCAAATTTCAAGAAGCTATTGGGAAATGGAAGCACATTAGGGTGTAAATTTACTTATGCTGAGCAAGCAATACCAAATGGTTTAGCGCAGGCGTTTGTAATTGGTGAGGAGTTTATTGGTAATGATAGTGTTGCACTTGTTTTGGGAGATAATATTTTCTTTGGCTCAAATATGAAAGAGTTACTGCAAGCGAATAGAAACCCAGAAGGTGGTGTGGTTTTTGCTTACCATGTTTCAGATCCTGAAAGATATGGGGTTGTAGAATTTGATAAAGAATTTACGGCAGTTTCTATCGAAGAGAAACCTGAAGTACCAAAATCAAATTATGCAGTTCCGGGACTTTATTTCTACGATAATTCAGTGGTTGAAATCGCAAAAAATATTGAACCATCTGCACGTGGGGAATACGAAATTACAGATATAAATAAAGTATATCTAGAACAAGGAAAACTTAAAGTGGGTATTTTGAGTAGAGGAACAGCTTGGTTGGATACAGGAACATTCAATAGTTTAATGCAAGCGGGTCAATTTGTTCAAGTTATCGAAGAACGTCAAGGATTAAAAGTAGGATGTATTGAAGAAATAGCTTGGCGTCAAGGTTTTATCTCTGATGTTCAGTTAAAGGAATTAGCCTTGCCTCTTAAAAAGTCAGGTTATGGAGAATACCTATTGAGCCTTTTAAAACATTCATAG
- a CDS encoding tyrosine-protein phosphatase, whose protein sequence is MLFFSKKKIPLKDLIPDHFIDIHSHLLPGIDDGSKTFEETLDLVQQLKQLGFSQFITTPHIIQHVWENTREQIEAKHLETVQYLKSHACEVPLKVATEYFMDDHFNQLVQANNLLTLKDNYVLVEMSYINAPIQLYSILFDLQVAGYIPVLAHPERYLFYHNSIQEYHKLKKAGCRFQLNLLSVTGYYGKQVALIAEELLQLGLYDFAGSDVHHAKHVASFEDKVQLKDLNPLKEIIKNNEFFAF, encoded by the coding sequence ATGCTTTTCTTTTCGAAAAAAAAAATACCATTGAAGGATTTAATTCCGGATCACTTTATTGACATACATTCTCACCTCTTGCCAGGTATCGATGACGGATCTAAGACATTTGAAGAAACATTAGATTTAGTTCAACAGCTCAAACAACTTGGTTTTTCACAATTTATTACTACACCGCACATCATACAACATGTATGGGAGAATACTCGTGAACAAATTGAAGCAAAACATTTGGAAACAGTGCAATACCTGAAAAGTCACGCTTGCGAGGTACCGCTAAAAGTTGCTACTGAGTATTTTATGGACGATCATTTTAATCAGCTAGTCCAAGCTAACAATTTATTGACTTTGAAGGATAACTATGTATTGGTAGAAATGTCGTACATCAATGCACCAATTCAACTTTACAGTATTCTTTTTGACTTGCAAGTGGCAGGGTATATACCTGTTTTAGCTCATCCGGAGAGATACTTATTTTACCATAACTCCATTCAAGAATACCATAAACTAAAAAAAGCGGGTTGTCGTTTTCAGCTCAATCTACTTTCTGTTACCGGATATTACGGAAAGCAAGTGGCGTTAATAGCCGAGGAGCTGCTACAATTGGGTTTGTATGATTTTGCAGGTTCAGATGTTCATCACGCCAAACACGTAGCTTCTTTTGAGGACAAAGTTCAATTAAAGGATTTGAATCCATTGAAAGAAATCATTAAAAACAACGAATTCTTTGCGTTTTAG